The Pseudophryne corroboree isolate aPseCor3 chromosome 2, aPseCor3.hap2, whole genome shotgun sequence genome has a segment encoding these proteins:
- the PCDH20 gene encoding protocadherin-20: MGQQANLTRTSLSNVQHILFLCLTVPFTGPTVSSASYSTATELLYMLHEGSPKGILIGNIVHDLQLGFFPDPPLSFSLASKGLSEKYVTLDNSTGELYTSAEELDREALCPQNPGVQDCVLLLDIIILPQEYFRLIKVKIAVIDVNDNAPIFPVSEIYITVPENAPVNTRLVIEHPAYDPDGGLNGVQTYRLVDYYGVFTLDVEENESGERTPYLIIMGPLDREVKAEYKTIIIAEDGDNPPLIGSATLSILISDVNDNCPQFTESLINVTLPGNSSIGMKVTTVQAVDIDLGNNALITYAFSERVPLSSKELFDLDKSTGIIKLSKKIDGTILQQHKLTILANGPGCIPALITVIISIIKFTLRPPEVVPRYIANEENGIVYLKELEPIHSPIAFFTIKDPDGKYKVTCYLEGDGPFRLTAYKPYTNEYLLETTNTLDYEVKQVYHIAVVALSLDGSQTKKSIQVQILDENDNSPVFTQSTVEVTIEENNPVNAFLVKLHASDADSGDRDQISYFLGADAPSYFSLDKLTGILTVSTVLDREEKEKYRFTVKARDSGQPPRESVATVHITVLDKNDNSPRFISKDFSFFVPENFPGFGEIGVISVTDADSGQNGWVALSIVNGSDIFVIDTGKGLLRAKVSLDREQQSSYTLWVEASDGGDPTLSSTAKITILLLDVNDNPPLVLFPQSNMSYLLVLPSTLPGSPVTEVYAVDKDTGMNAVIAYSIIGRRGPRPESFRIDPQTGNITLEEELVRNDYGLYRLLVKVTDHGYPEPLFSTVMVNLFVNDTVSNESYIESLLRKDPDINIEEKEPQIAIEPTQKKMEADSCVPTLVTLSIFCFGAVILVTLMAMYICLRKGKKDHRKNENLEVQIPLNGKLEFHLLDKKPIEISNI; encoded by the exons ATGGGGCAACAAGCCAATCTAACCAGGACCAGTCTAAGCAATGTACAG CACATCTTGTTCCTGTGTCTAACTGTTCCCTTCACTGGACCCACTGTCAGCTCAGCAAGTTACAGCACAGCTACGGAATTGCTATACATGCTGCATGAAGGCTCACCCAAGGGGATTCTTATTGGAAACATTGTGCATGATCTGCAGCTGGGTTTCTTTCCTGACCCCCCTCTTTCATTCAGCCTGGCATCTAAAGGGCTCAGTGAGAAGTATGTGACACTCGATAACAGCACTGGGGAGTTGTACACATCAGCAGAGGAGTTGGACAGAGAAGCCCTTTGCCCACAGAATCCTGGTGTCCAGGACTGTGTCCTTCTTCTTGATATTATCATTTTGCCACAGGAATATTTCAGGCTTATCAAAGTAAAGATTGCAGTCATTGATGTGAATGATAATGCTCCCATTTTCCCTGTGTCAGAGATTTATATTACTGTCCCGGAGAATGCCCCTGTTAACACCAGGCTGGTTATAGAACATCCTGCTTATGACCCTGATGGAGGACTGAATGGGGTCCAAACCTACAGGTTAGTTGACTATTATGGTGTTTTTACTTTAGATGTAGAAGAGAATGAGAGCGGGGAGAGGACACCTTACCTTATTATCATGGGTCCCTTGGATAGAGAGGTGAAAGCGGAGTATAAAACAATTATTATTGCTGAAGATGGAGACAATCCACCACTTATAGGATCTGCCACACTTTCTATTCTCATTAGTGATGTCAATGATAACTGTCCCCAGTTCACTGAATCTCTGATCAATGTGACTCTTCCCGGAAACTCGAGCATTGGAATGAAGGTAACTACAGTTCAAGCTGTGGACATTGATTTAGGGAATAATGCCCTGATTACATATGCCTTTAGTGAACGTGTTCCACTGTCATCAAAGGAACTTTTTGATCTGGACAAATCAACAGGAATAATAAAACTTTCCAAAAAGATTGATGGCACTATCCTTCAACAACATAAATTAACTATTCTTGCCAATGGCCCAGGCTGCATCCCAGCTCTGATAACCGTTATTATTTCCATTATAAAATTCACACTGCGGCCACCTGAAGTTGTGCCTCGTTATATTGCAAATGAAGAAAATGGGATTGTGTATTTGAAAGAGTTAGAGCCTATACATTCGCCCATTGCATTTTTCACTATTAAAGACCCAGATGGCAAATACAAAGTGACTTGTTATTTAGAGGGAGATGGACCATTTCGATTGACTGCATACAAGCCTTATACAAATGAATATTTGCTTGAAACTACAAATACTCTAGATTATGAGGTGAAACAAGTATATCATATAGCTGTCGTTGCACTTAGTTTGGATGGGAGTCAAACTAAGAAGTCCATACAAGTGCAAATTCTGGATGAGAATGATAATTCTCCAGTTTTCACACAATCCACTGTAGAAGTGACAATTGAAGAAAATAATCCAGTCAATGCTTTTCTCGTCAAATTGCATGCTTCTGATGCTGACAGCGGAGACAGAGATCAGATTTCATACTTTTTGGGAGCCGATGCACCTTCTTATTTTTCTCTAGACAAACTAACAGGAATCCTTACAGTTTCTACGGTGCTAGACAGAGAGGAAAAAGAAAAGTACAGGTTTACTGTCAAAGCGAGAGATTCTGGCCAGCCTCCAAGAGAATCAGTAGCCACTGTTCATATTACAGTTCTGGACAAAAATGACAATAGCCCTCGTTTCATCAGCAAAGATTTTAGTTTTTTTGTCCCTGAGAACTTTCCAGGCTTTGGTGAAATTGGAGTAATTAGCGTCACAGATGCTGACTCTGGACAGAATGGCTGGGTAGCCCTTTCTATAGTGAATGGTAGTGACATTTTTGTTATTGACACTGGTAAAGGACTCCTGAGGGCAAAGGTATCATTGGATAGGGAACAACAGAGTTCTTATACTCTTTGGGTTGAAGCTAGTGATGGTGGTGACCCTACATTGTCGTCTACAGCTAAAATAACTATTTTGCTTCTGGATGTAAATGATAACCCCCCATTAGTCTTATTCCCCCAGTCTAACATGTCCTATCTTCTTGTCCTTCCTTCTACTTTGCCTGGTTCTCCGGTCACTGAAGTATATGCTGTTGATAAGGACACAGGAATGAATGCTGTTATTGCATACAGTATCATAGGAAGACGAGGGCCCAGACCAGAATCATTTAGGATAGATCCTCAAACAGGAAACATAACTTTAGAGGAGGAACTGGTGAGAAATGATTATGGTTTATATAGGTTATTAGTGAAAGTAACTGATCATGGATATCCAGAGCCACTTTTCTCCACAGTTATGGTTAATTTGTTTGTAAATGACACTGTAAGTAATGAAAGCTATATAGAAAGTTTACTAAGAAAGGATCCTGATATTAATATAGAAGAAAAGGAGCCCCAAATAGCAATTGAACCAACTCAGAAAAAGATGGAAGCAGATTCCTGTGTCCCTACACTGGTAACATTGTCAATATTCTGCTTTGGGGCAGTTATCTTAGTCACTCTAATGGCAATGTATATCTGCTTGAGGAAAGGGAAAAAAGATCACAGGAAAAATGAAAATCTGGAAGTGCAAATACCACTCAATGGCAAATTAGAATTCCATTTACTTGATAAAAAGCCTATTGAGATTTCGAATATTTAA